TTGGGGGCATCAACCACAACCCTATGCTCAACAAGTGGCACCATTGTCCTCTCACTCATGTCATCCTTTGGGGAAGAGACATGCCGGTTCAAATCAAGTGTAAACCGAGGAGATTCAACCTTGGTGGCAAACAATTCAGGTTACTTGTCTTCCGATTGGGAAACTTTTTCCTTGTATACATCCCAATGCAAATCCGAGGTGATAGGCATACTTTTCAAGCGAGATTTGGCTCCAACTCCAACATCATACTTTCCTATTAACTTAACATCAACATTGGTGTCCATCCACTTTAAGACTTGTCTCACTTTTGCAACAACATCCTCATAACTAGGGCTTGTATCAAAAACCAATGGTTCCTCACCCGTGTCGGCATTGTTACTCAAGAATGCCTCCTTTGCCAATGTAATGAACATTAACAAGTCTCTTCATCTAAAAACAACATGAATGCATTTAAGGCTTCAATGAGAATTGGTGTTTATTCAAATACATCTCATTATATCCAAATCATATCAACACTAAATTATTGGTGATGTCCACAAAAGTTTCACTAACTAACACACACTAAGCAAAGTTAACCCTAAACACCAACTAACCCTAACCCCCAATCTTTCTACTCAACAAGCAAATATTCCTACTACACACCATGCATATCACTATATTATCAAAGTTAACCAAGCCATTCACACTAACGTAAGGGagaaaacatgaactagggttccaccAACATGTAAAAAATGCAATCAAAATAACAAGATTTAACCAAAAAATTGGGTGATTTGAGGGAGATTACCACAAGCAACAAAGTGATGGAAAGATCCACCTAAGGGAAGTACCTTTTGGAGAGGATTTGAGGGGGGAGCTTGAGGGAAGAgagagttgggggggggggggcagcaaaTCTTCTTCAAGTTCGGGCTGGATTGGGGAAAGTGTGTGGGTGGGACCCACACACTCTCCCGATGGGGTTATTCAGTTatcagggccagacgccagggtccttggcatcaggcccctttgccacgtcagcaggtcaacgggcaggcgggcagtACGGGCCAGGGGTCAGACGCCAGGGTGCCTGGCGTCTGCTTCACAACCCAGACGTCAGGGATGTTGGCGTCACCCAGACAGGTCAAAATCGATTTTTTTTAAACCAAGGTCAAATCGGGATTTTCTTTGCTACATAGGTGATTTTGTCCCGCAAAACCAACTCCATTCTAGCCAATCCACGCGTCCACGAACTGCGCGCGCACGGGGACGCTGCAGCCTGGGAACACGAGAAGCTCTGCCGCTCCGAGCTCCAGAGCAGCTGTGTGTGTCAATGCGGCGGCGCCACGTACTCTATCGCTCCACGCTGGTCCGCGCTTTTGCTGCCGCGCCACGGAGCCGCCTCCACGTGGTCGCCGCCCCCGCCACAACTCCTCTGCGTGGGGCGCCGAGCAGAGCAGGACGACCGAGGAGATAGACATGCTCCATCTCTCCAGTTCCAGGGTATTCTCCCAGAGATAAATCAATGCTTGAGGCTTTTTTTTTCGTGAGGGAGGTCAATGCTTGAGGCTGAGTTTGAACCGCCCGGCTCGCCTCGGATCCACTGCGCGGCCCAGCTGCCTCGTCTAAAATGGAGCGATGTGACCCTTCGCCAACGCAAAGAACAAAACGGGGAATAAATATATTTCGCGGACAGAAAAAAAAGGAATATTTTGATTGGCGTCTTGGTCCGTACGGTCGGTGTGCAGTGGTTTTCTTCAGGGCACGATCACGACGCGACGCCAGCCGTGATCCATTCCTGGCGGTCGTGTCGCGGGAGCGGGGCGGCCGCAGAGGATCCGAGGCGGGGGGGCCTCGCTCTAGACCGTTCCCCCGCTTTCGACCGACGCCGGCTCCCGCGCGTTCGCGACCCCGCGCCACGTACGGCGGCTCTCCTGGCCTGGCCTCGCTTCCTCACGCGCACCCTCGCTTACCCGTCTCGCCGACAGCGGAGCCCACGTCCACCGGGGTCCCACAGTTCATGGCGTAAGTCACAAAGTCAGTACACAATCCCAGAGCCGCGTCGCCACCGCAATGCCGCTGTACTCCACTACGCTACGCGCTCGTACCGCTATATTAATCCCGCACCCTGGCTGCCGTGGTTGCTCACCTCACTTCATTCACTCTCTTTGCTTGTTCTTGGTAGCTTGTTCACCGGCCAGCTGCTGCTCAAACCAAACCCGCTTGGTACGAGTCTAGGAGAAGACAGTCCTCGAGATATGGAGGTGGAGGTGCCGATGGAGTATGGCATGACCGTGACGACGGTGGCGGAGGAGCAGGGGTGGGAGACGCCGAGGAGGGACGACTGCCGCATCCCGGCGTTGCCGgcgtgcccgccgccgccgccgaggaagAAGCCCGCGGTGGAGCTCGGCAAGGCGGCGCCGCGCCGGGAGCCGCCCAAGGGTGGCTACTTCCAGCCGCCGGACATCGAGTCCCTCTTCATGCTCGCGCCGCCGcggaggcacgccgcctccaccTGCGCGTAAACGATCCTCTGCAGACTACAGCAACTAGGTGTCTCCTACTCCTAGGGAATAGACACTAGCCAGGGATGTTGGCTGCACATCTTGTTTTGGTTTTGGAGAGAGGAAGATGTGCGGGCGCGTCCCTCTTCTGCTTCAGTTCCTGACGCGAAAATGGCAGTACCAAGAAGAATGCTGCTTTTGTGTGTGTGTCCCCCTCCCTGGCCTGCTGGCCATAGGTAGGTGTATGTAGTTGGGAGAGTAGGAGTAGGAAAGGTTCGATAGTGTAGCCGTACAGAAGTGTGCATGTACGTGTTCGTGTAGATGTTCTTGCAAAAATGTTCCTCCCTTGTGCTACTTGATCTTTCGCCCGTCCAACATTATATCATTGTTAAATTAATTTATTGTGTCTGTTGAATTTCTAGTTGATTTTTTGTTTTAAATGAACGCAGTTGTTAATTTCTGTCTGACGCTCGTCAGTTGCTTCCATGACCATGGGTATGTTCTGTTTGTGTCGAAGGTTGCCATGCCAAAAAAGGTTTGCTACCCAAAAGATTGGTTTGAGGTTTTGAAGGTTTGCTACCCAAAAGATTGGTTTGAGGTTTTGATTGCCAGTGAATTGACCAACATTGAAAAAGAAAAGAACtagcatttttttgttttgcgGAACTAAGAGTTGGTGATGATCTGATGGACACTGGCATTCCAAAAAATTGAAACCAGAGACCAATGTTCTGGCCAGGACCAAAAATTTGGCAGGGTAGACATTGGTGGCAATCCCAAACACAACCAAATGTCCGAATAGATTTTTATTATTTCAGCAGGGTAGACATTGGTGGCAATCCCAAACACAACCAAATGTCCGAAtagatttttattatttctgatgttaGTTGTACTGCCATCGTTAAATGGATAGATCAAAAATTTGCTCGGGAAAAAATAATGCCAATCACAACCTAAATGTCCGAAaccaaaccaaacggtttattcctGTCTTCTAATTTTTCTCGAGGCATATTCTCATTTTTTATTGGATCTAGACTAGAGGcatattcttttttttcttttgagggtTAGGCATATTCTTCTCTCCTGTTTGTTTAACCAGAGTACACGGCCCATAAGAGAGGAGGCACTTCGTGAACGGCCCGAGGGCTGAGCTGTATATCCTAATATAGCCCAATCTAGGCTGGTAGCCCAGTTATTTAAACAGGCTTAGCTTTCCACATTGATCACGGCCCGAAGACCCGATACAGTGACAAACCGGAACCGGCCCAGGACGCTTCTCCTCCTCACCTCAGGAAGCACACCGCAGGTTCCGGAACACTCCGgacccccgccgccgccgaacgGTCCCTCCGTCTCCACCACGCCACGGCCGACGAGGGCGAGGAAAGACCAATCAAAGAGAGCACTACAAAAGGAAGGGGACGGGGCCAGAAGCTATACCACCACCACTGCTACTTCCCGCGGCAGCGCACGCCTCGAGGAATCGTTCTCGCAGCACCGGCAGCAGCGTCTCTCCGGCGACAACCGTGAGGCCATGGCCAAGGATGGAGCAGGAGGCGGGCCCGACTGGAACGGCCTGCTCAAGTGGAGCCTCGCCCACGGCAGCGACGGCACCAACCCGCCCCGCGCGCTCAGGTCTGCCCGCCCGCCCAGATCCCCTCCCCCAAACCCCCCCTACCCTCGCTTCCTCCGTGCTCCTCGTACACAGTTAGTTACCCGCTCCGCTTCGTTGCTCGGCCCCCGTTTAGATTCTGGGGATGAGTCTGGTGCGGGTTTTCGGATTTGAAGGAAGGCTTATAGAGTTGAGTTACTGGTTCTAGGTTTTAAGGCTATGTGTCAATTGTGATTCAGATTTTAAGGCTGGGGTTACTGGTATGTTCTAGTCTGTATCAGTTGGGATGTTCAGTTAATTGTAGTACTACCAGTTCGTGTTGTGTATCACGAATTCACGAAGCTCTAGCTGTATTGTCTCGCTAAAATTGTTGTCTGACTTTACATTTGAATATTGTTCTATACCATTTGGATTGATGCGACTCATTTATCTGGATGTAGCACTATAATTAGCCAGATGAAGCTGTAGTAACCGTCACTGAGCCATTAATTTGTTTGTTTGATTCTTGAACTCGAGGTAGTGTTCGATCATTGAAGGCTTATTTACTTGTTGGAGCCATTGAATTTCTTGGAGAGCGAAATGACCGAAAGATATTCTGAGTGGCCGGTGAGTATTCCTGTTGCTAATAGTTCCCCTGATTTTCGGTTTGCAGCGAGGAGGACAGGAAATGGTTTATGGAGGCGATGCAGGCGAACACAATCGATGTCGTCGGCAGGATGAAGGAGATAGCCCAGGTGATGAAAACCCCCAATGATGTGTTGCAGTCTCATGGCGTGACTCCAGAGAACATTGAAGGTACCTTCTCAGGTGTTCCCCTTTTTTTCATCATCGTGTTCTCAAACCTACATATTTCTTATCATGCTTTCACATTCCTGTTGTAGTTACCTATAGCTGCTTTTATGTTAGACGTGCAATTTTATACCCCACAGACTGTTTGGATGCTATTGTTCACATCTGAGAGCATTTCCATCGCTCAAGATACTGGCTGTTGTGTGCCGTATGTGCTCTACAACATGCAACTAGCAAATTTTTAATGCTTGGAGCGTAAAACTAGGGCTGAGGATACTTGGTTAAATTCATAGCATTTGCATGCCCGAGCTGATGGATATGATAGATAAAAAAACGCGGCAAATACTGTGAATGGATAGGCTTGACGGTAACAAGGGCAGTTATTCCTGCACTGATTTTTAACCAgttggcttgctgttcttctccCTTTATGATgcaaattttattttaatttttttacttgATTGTGCAATATGTGTGCCTTGTGGCATTGGAATTCACGCAAGTAATATCTTTGGCAGAAGTAATTGCTGTTGTTTGATAGAAAGTAAAAAATTCATTCTTTGACACTTTCTGATAAACATTTGGGGTGAGGTAGATATTCGTCACAGTCCATGAAGTTTCTCTGTTTGTGTGCTGCTGAATTTGTACCATTCCCACTTCAATTAGAAATGCAtcttatgatgattattttgatcaGACCCTGCTTTTCCCTTTAACAACCTTTGTTCATGTATGTTTAAAAGTACCTTTCGCACCCGATTCTGATTTGTCGGTGCATGCTAAAGTTCATTGAGCTAAACATTTTCCAACTTTGTGCGCAGATATGCTTGATGAGTTACAAGAGCACGTGGAATCCATTGATATGGCAAATGGTAAGATCACTGATGAGCCAAATGATGATCTATCTGCTTTTAAATAGTTGTAGTGCGGTTAACCATATGGAATTTGTTAAATGTTTGAATTGTCCAAGCAGATCTTCATTCTATTGGTGGACTAGATCCTCTACTTGGTTACTTGAAAAATTCACATGCTGGCATCCGAGCAAAGGCAGCAGAAGTTGTCAGTACGGTTGTCCAGAATAACCCGAAAAGCCAGCAACTTGTCATGGAATCTAATGGACTGGAGCCGCTATTGACAAACTTCAGGTCTGATCCTAGCACGACTGCACGCACAAAAGCTCTTGGAGCTATCTCTTGTAAGCCATTTCTTCTTTGTCTTTGTATTTGTGCATTTCATATATGATAAGAAAATCGCATGCAAGGACCACTAGTTCAACTTCATGTAGTTCTCTTTTGTTGTTCATGCAAATAATTGGTTTCATACCCTTGTGTTGCAGCTCTGATTCGCAATAACCAGTCCGGTCTTGCTGCATTTCGTCTAGGAAATGGACATGCTGCACTGAAAGATGCACTTGGTTCTGATGATGCTAGACTTCAGAGGTATGTTTTGTGGTATTTAGAACCGCTATGTGCCTATCCTACTATGGTACACCATTGGATATTTGCATAAGAGAATTTTTGAATTGGTTGAGTTTGTTAGGACAAGAAATATACACCAGAACAGTACTCTGAACTTTCCCTGTATCTGGCTTTCTGTTGTCATGATATCCACCATCAGTTGAACTGGGGCAACCAGGTTCTCTGTTCAGAAATGGTCTACACTCGCACATCACTAAAGAGTTATCACAAGAATTCTAGCGCTGTGAATAAACATGTTAAGTTGTTAATCAACCTTGCTAATGAAACTATCCTACCAACATTTGCACGGTCTATTCATGCTGGTGTTTTTGTACTAATTTTGTTGATTCTGGCTAAGAAAATTCTGTTGTTACTGGAATTACGGACCTGGAATGTCCATAACGGTAACGGTTGTCCTGTCTGTATCATCTCAGGAAAGCTCTGCATCTCACACAGTACCTGCTGAACAATAAGGCGGATAGGAACGTCGCTGCAGAGATTGGTCTTCCGAATCAACTGATACACCTCGCATCCAGTGACGATTCTGGAGTCCGGGAGGCTGCCCTGGGCGGCCTTCTTGAGCTGGCACGCGACAAGACACCAGCTGCCAGCAACGCTCTACCTGATCAGGACAAGCTGAAAGACGTCCTGAAGAGCCGAATCGAAGGCATCAGCGCAATGGACGCCGACGACCTCCAAGCAGCCCGTGAGGAGCGGCAACTGGTGGACTCCCTCTGGAAGGAGTGCTACGGCGAGCCGTCGTCTCTCAGGGAGAAGGGCCTGGTGGTGCTCCCGGGGGAGGACGcgccgcagcagccgccgccggACGTCGCGGGGAAGATGTTCGAGCCGCCGCTCCGCTCGTGGGCCGCGCCGAGGCCTGCTCCAGCGGAGGACTCCGATTCGGGCAGCGGGAAGAAGGATCCGCCCCTGCTGCTAGGGCCGTGACCGTCTCCGGCTCTAGTTCTTGGTGGAACCCAGCGGATATTGTGGGAGGCTGAAGAGCATGCGTTAATGGTAGAAAAGTCTAGTGATTCTGCCTTTAGTAACCTTTATTATTTGCCACAATGGTTGTACTACGCTGATCAGCTGAGAGGTTGATTCGAGTGTTTTCTTTTTGCGAGTTTGACAGATGCTTGTGTTATTATCCTTTGCCTCTTAAGCAATGATCTTAATGCACACTTGTTGAGTGCCACATACAGTAGATACTATCTGCAAAGGAAAGTACACTCAAGTCATCGATCATGCTGGTATGTTGTTACACTCTTAAACCAGGTTAGTAATGAGATCGTTAGCTGATGTTTGGAACAAAAATGAAGGGCATGCCCAAATGTGACCCTTCCTGAGTGCACTTCAGCCTGTATGAATGTCGAAGTGCTTTTAGGCTACTAGCATTCCAAAAGAGATTAGCTGTACATTCCGGTTACTAGCATTCCAATTAAAATGAGATTAACTGGAATCCAGACTTTAATCTACTTCCGTCTTAGTTCTTCCGTTGAAATTACGCTGAAGAACTCAAGATTCACGGGCGTAACCCACAGCGTAATGAGATTAACTGGAATCTAGACTTCAATCTATGCGTGTCAGTTCTTCCCTTTTAATCTAAATTCGCCCCCCTATATATCCACGAGGGTGTCTGCCTTGAACCCTCATCGTTCATGCACACAACTGTATATATCCACGAGGGTGTCTGCTTTGAACCCTCATCGTTCATGCACACAACTGTATATATCCACGAGGGTGTCTGCTTTGAACCCTCATCGTTCATGCACACAACTGTATCCCTCAAATTGTCCGATCAAATGTATGTGATTGATGGagatgaaaaaaaaagaaagaataaagaaTGAGATAAAGTGGGCCAAATGGATGTGTCCGACGTGGTGGACTGCCGAACATTTTCAGATGTCCTCATGTACTCCCGCATATAGGCTAAGTTTGAGGGTTTACGGATAGCTCGGACGTACATAGACAGGGGGAGGGGGAGGCCTGTTGGGTacgccttttccttctctttgctATCTGGTTATCTGTCTGGACGTATATGAACAAAGGAGGGTGGTAGACAATCATCTTTTGCAGATTCTTAGATGTTGTGCGTGCAATGTGCGTTGTAGATTTCATACTGTATGTACTCGTTCATTGTTTTGATTGtttcgttttttttctctcttcatcccaggcatagctttggtcttgtatgactttgaTATCTGCTAGTAGGATTATGTGTGTGTGctagtgttggctgtgtgcatcttaattatgcagaggccgggtgtgtattCATAGTGCATGTATCCCCTTGATGCTACATTATGAATCAATAAAAACCGCCCTTTACCGAAAAAGTTTGTGCGTGTTATCTAAGCTTTTATCTACTCCCTCCCTCCCAAAAtataaaaacgttcttatattttgagacagagggagtagctctgaGAGGAGTGTGCCAACACACACAAAAATAGATAAATAAATCAAAATAAGCTATGAATTATCAATGTTAGATAGAAGACAAACAGGATCAGACTTGAACAGGGTAATGATACATCATCATGCTGTGCAAATCGACCAGCCAATAATCGCTTGGGTAGACCGTAGGCCAGTGTCCGCCTTTGGTTGCTCAGAAAACCTCCGGGTTGAAGTTCCCAGGCATGGACGCCCCGCCGCCCGCGTTCCTGAGGTGCATGGACAGCACATACTTGTCCGCCTCGAGCTGCCGGACCTGCTCCCGGTGCTGGGCGACCTGGCCCTGGAGCTCCCtgccctccgcctcgtcctccaaGTGCTGCCGGTGCTGGAGCAGCACCGCCTTCTTCAGGATGGTGTTCTGCCGCCGGATGTTTCCCAGCTCCCGGTCCTTATCGGCGACGACACGCGCGGCGCGAGTGCAGACGGCGCCCCCGAAGGCCTCGAGGATCTTTGCGGCGCGGCGCCGGGCGTCGTCCATGGAAGCGGCGCTCGCCATCTCGCCCACCAGGACCTCCGTCCATTCAGCCGCCGATTGTTTTACTTTTGCATGGTCGTCGTCTGCGGCGGCGGGCTGCGCCGGGGCGTACGGAGGAGCGGTGACCCCGTCGCCGTCCGGCGGGCAATCCAGGCGCAGCTGGAGCATCCTCTCCAGCACCGCTTGGAAGTCGTccgtgtccatggcggacggcTGGCTGGCGACGTCAACTCCCTTTTTGCTCGGCTCGAGTCCTTTTGGCAGGTATGAGAGGCTGGTCGCGTATATATGGGAAGCCATGGTTGGAAACCGAGTCGAACAGTAACTGGCCGGCCTAACGGGCCTGGCGGCCCAACCTCGTTTCCGAGTTCGGCCGCGTGGCCAGCCCACGCAAAAGCCCAGCCCAGGGCCTCCCAACCGCATAGCATTTCTGCATTTTTCCCCACTTGGTACCAAAATCAAATCGAAACCCCGGAATTTCCAGACCAAACCCCTACCCCATCCCCGGCACCGGGAatgcggcgcgggcgcggcggcggcggcggcggcgggcggcacccGAAGGCCCCCTCCTCCTCGGCGGCCGTGGACCGCACTCCGATGACGGACCAGCCGCTCTACCCGCGGAACCTCGACCACGCCTTCTCCCGCCGCGACTCGGACGCCTTCAGCGTCTGCTCCTCCATGGGCACGGCGCCCTCCCACGCCGCCCCCATCACCAGCCTCTCCGACCGCGCCTCCCAggccgccgccctccgcgccgtcAACGCCTACCTCGCCCCCGCCGCCATCCACCTCCGCCCGCCCCTCCCGCCCGCCAAGGACATCGTCGCCGCCTTCCACCACCTCGCCGACCGCCTCCGCTACCCCCTCAAGCCCGCCGCCTGGGAGGAcgacctcctcgccctcctccgctCCCTCGGATGCCCCTACAAGGTCACCAGATCCGCCCTCAAGGCCCCCGGCACCCCGCACTCCTGGCCGCCGCTCCTCTCCGTCCTCTACTGGCTCACCCTCCTCTGCCGCGCCACCGACGGGCTCGCCGCGTCTCCTCCCCCCTCCACTGACCTCATGACCTACATCACCGAGAGCTACTACCTGTTCCTCACTGGCGAGgatgacgccgtcgccgccctcgacgaCGACTACCACTCCAAGGCCCGCGCCCAAGTCGGTGCGTTGGGGGTGGCCATTCAGGACCTGGAGAAGGAGGTTCAGGATCTCGAGGCCAAGCGGAGCAAGCAAATGTCGGCGCCCTCTCGCCTCAAGGCGCTGGAGGAGAAGAAGGATGCATTTACTGCCGACGTTCAGAAGTTCGAGGCGGTGGTCAAGAGCTGGTCCACCAAGATCAAGGAGAAGGAAgatgccttggtggagaaggagaaggagcTGGAGGCCAAGGTGATGAATTGCCAGCAGACGATGGCCGAGAATGAGGAGCTGCTGAAACAGGTGGAGACGCAGGTGGTCAATGTCAGAGATGTTGATAGGATGGCTAGGGAGATGCAAGCGGTGGAGCATGATATTGCCAAGTTGGAGAATGCCAATGCTGTACTGGAGGAGAAGGGGTGGGAACTTGAAGCTGCACTTGTCAGCAAGCTCGAGGAGATCGAGGGCCTTGCCGAGCTGTGCAACCAGTCCCTCAGGAAGTATGAATTCCCTAAAGAACATTGGATCTCCtgattctttgat
This window of the Triticum aestivum cultivar Chinese Spring chromosome 5D, IWGSC CS RefSeq v2.1, whole genome shotgun sequence genome carries:
- the LOC123126011 gene encoding cyclin-dependent protein kinase inhibitor SMR4, translating into MEVEVPMEYGMTVTTVAEEQGWETPRRDDCRIPALPACPPPPPRKKPAVELGKAAPRREPPKGGYFQPPDIESLFMLAPPRRHAASTCA
- the LOC123123507 gene encoding hsp70-binding protein 1 isoform X2, producing MAKDGAGGGPDWNGLLKWSLAHGSDGTNPPRALSEEDRKWFMEAMQANTIDVVGRMKEIAQVMKTPNDVLQSHGVTPENIEDMLDELQEHVESIDMANDLHSIGGLDPLLGYLKNSHAGIRAKAAEVVSTVVQNNPKSQQLVMESNGLEPLLTNFRSDPSTTARTKALGAISSLIRNNQSGLAAFRLGNGHAALKDALGSDDARLQRKALHLTQYLLNNKADRNVAAEIGLPNQLIHLASSDDSGVREAALGGLLELARDKTPAASNALPDQDKLKDVLKSRIEGISAMDADDLQAAREERQLVDSLWKECYGEPSSLREKGLVVLPGEDAPQQPPPDVAGKMFEPPLRSWAAPRPAPAEDSDSGSGKKDPPLLLGP
- the LOC123123507 gene encoding hsp70-binding protein 1 isoform X1, which codes for MAKDGAGGGPDWNGLLKWSLAHGSDGTNPPRALSEEDRKWFMEAMQANTIDVVGRMKEIAQVMKTPNDVLQSHGVTPENIEGTFSDMLDELQEHVESIDMANDLHSIGGLDPLLGYLKNSHAGIRAKAAEVVSTVVQNNPKSQQLVMESNGLEPLLTNFRSDPSTTARTKALGAISSLIRNNQSGLAAFRLGNGHAALKDALGSDDARLQRKALHLTQYLLNNKADRNVAAEIGLPNQLIHLASSDDSGVREAALGGLLELARDKTPAASNALPDQDKLKDVLKSRIEGISAMDADDLQAAREERQLVDSLWKECYGEPSSLREKGLVVLPGEDAPQQPPPDVAGKMFEPPLRSWAAPRPAPAEDSDSGSGKKDPPLLLGP
- the LOC123123508 gene encoding uncharacterized protein, with product MDTDDFQAVLERMLQLRLDCPPDGDGVTAPPYAPAQPAAADDDHAKVKQSAAEWTEVLVGEMASAASMDDARRRAAKILEAFGGAVCTRAARVVADKDRELGNIRRQNTILKKAVLLQHRQHLEDEAEGRELQGQVAQHREQVRQLEADKYVLSMHLRNAGGGASMPGNFNPEVF
- the LOC123123509 gene encoding kinetochore protein NDC80 homolog — translated: MRRGRGGGGGGGRHPKAPSSSAAVDRTPMTDQPLYPRNLDHAFSRRDSDAFSVCSSMGTAPSHAAPITSLSDRASQAAALRAVNAYLAPAAIHLRPPLPPAKDIVAAFHHLADRLRYPLKPAAWEDDLLALLRSLGCPYKVTRSALKAPGTPHSWPPLLSVLYWLTLLCRATDGLAASPPPSTDLMTYITESYYLFLTGEDDAVAALDDDYHSKARAQVGALGVAIQDLEKEVQDLEAKRSKQMSAPSRLKALEEKKDAFTADVQKFEAVVKSWSTKIKEKEDALVEKEKELEAKVMNCQQTMAENEELLKQVETQVVNVRDVDRMAREMQAVEHDIAKLENANAVLEEKGWELEAALVSKLEEIEGLAELCNQSLRKLKPSIDFQFEVNAKGSSPAEILGTTYKTTLKPALNALANETKRLIISKRDESIDLQKQLQGIAKMLEEKRSHVSVLQAKHNEMTGQLDSLDREIQTHVSRCAADARKLKDELEKKEHHMSTVEKEAEEFLKNSEEGLQAALRETDEETQMCARELLKLIDSIAEYKEFVEQLTAEMKKDLYECVDDIASLSAKIV